The genomic DNA TGAAACATCCCGAACAACATGCTCATCGGCATCTTTCGGATATTCACGAAATTCTCAATCGTTCCGCAGTCATCACGCCTTCACAAAAAGAACTGGCTCTGAAAATCTTTGAAGCGATTGCCACAGCTGAAGCCTGCGTGCACGGTTCAAGCATTAATAAAGTCCACTTTCATGAAGTCGGAGCAATCGATTCGATTGTCGATATCATCGGAGCGGCAATCGGGTTTGATTTGCTCAAGGTCGATCAGGTGCATTGTAGTCCCATTCCGACCGGTTACGGATTGATTAATATCGATCACGGCATCTGCCCCGTGCCGGCTCCGGGAACGGCTGAAATCCTCAAAGGGATTCCACTTCAGGATGTACCCGTCGAAGCTGAGTTAACCACGCCGACGGGAGCGGCTATCGTCAAAGTGCTGGTCGATCGTTTTGGCCATCGACCTCCAATGACCATCGAGCAAATCGGCTACGGCTCCGGCACAAAAACTTTCCCGCAGCGCGCCAATCTGCTCAGACTGTTCGTGGGAGAATCGATCGAGACACCGAATCAGGAAACAGTCACTCTGCTCGAAACCAATCTGGATGACACAACAGCCGAGACGATTGGCTACTCCCGAGAACTTCTCGAAAAAGCCGGGGCTCTCGATGTTTATTCCACAGCCATTCAGATGAAAAAGAATCGGCCCGGCACCTTATTCAGCGTGCTCTGCAAACCATCGCAGTCGGACAAGATGAAAGCGATTCTCTTCGAACAAACTGGCACCCTGGGAATCCGCATCACACAACTCGAACGCAGCATACTGGCAAGGGAAGTGATAACAGTTGATACCATTTACGGCTCCATCCGGGGAAAACTGACCAACCCGGTCGGACGCACCGCCTGGTTTCAACCGGAATTTGAAGACTGCGCCCAGGCAGCAGCGAAACACGAAGTCCCACTGAGAGAAGTCTATCGAGCCGCTCAAGGCAATTTTGTAGAACCAACTTCGCAGCCGAAGACTCACAAGACGGACGTTCATCGCCACGATCACGATCACGATCACGATCACTGACAAATGTATAGTGCCCAGAGGCCAGAGTGTTTTGTCTTATTAATTAACAAGAGACGAGTGAATCCGAATCCAGCTTGTTACAGAACTCTATTCACTATTAACTAACGACTAGCGACTATCATGTTCACCGAACTCGAACTCACACTTGCTCTTGCGGCTGGGATCCTGCTGACCAGTGGGATGCTGATGTGGCGAGGGTCTGCCAGTCGGAATCGAATTGCGCGTCGAGATCCTCTCCGCGAAAACGAACGCGAACAGCAGAAGAAATCGAAATCTCCTGAAGGACTTCTGCACGAAATGGAAGTTCGTCTGTTCGATTACGGCCGCGAAGTCGAAGGCAGGGTCGAGACAACGCTCAATGTGCTCGATCGTTTGATCATTGATGCCGAGTCAGAAATTGATCGTCTGGAAGATTTGCTGAATCTCTCGCGAGCGGATCGCGTTCCCGAGAACAAAGCCGGATCACTCGATGAGAACTCACTGGCACGCATTACAGAACTACGGCAGGCAGGGCTGGCCGATGAAGAAATCGCCCGTTGCCTGCAATGCGATGTGAGTCTTGTTCGTAATTATCTGGATGATGGGAATCAGGATCGTCGAGCCGCTTAAGACATACAAGCACGAAGCGCAAGCGAGTGTGTCAAATGTACGTAATTAACACACTCGCTTGCGCTTCGTGCTTGTATGAAATCAATGTCGACGGTCTTGAGCTTCCAATACATATTTCACAGCCGATTCCAGCTGATTAGTATTGTTAAGGAACCGACGACTTGCTCCCTCTGTCCAGAATCGCTGACGATTTTTCTGAGTTGATTTCAGCTTTCGAGAGCACCATGCTTTAAATTGATGAGAAATTGTAAGTGGCTCATACCCAGGTGCAGTAACCACAACATGAACATGATTCGTTCTTACGCTCAATGCGAATAATTGCCATTTCCTGATTTCACAATGTCTTTGGATTGTTTGGCCAACTGTTTTTCGATCATCACCATTCAAAATGAATGGTGATTCCTTCATTTCTGAAACCGCCATCTCTCGGAATAGCTCATTCGGGTCGAGAAGTTCTCCAGAATGCCAAGAGCCTCGCTCATCACCCGGTAACCAAGTCCCGTATGTTGTCCACGTGATAAAACATGCGATTGGATCATCGTGCTTGTATGCCGATTACCCCTTCAACGCTTCCAGTACTTTCTCTCCCATTTCCACAGTTCCGAGAGACTTGCCGCCAGCGGCGATGTCGGCTGTGCGATGTCCTGCGTTCAGGACCGATTCCACAGCCGCTTCAATGCGGTCGGCTTCTTCGATCAGGTTGAGGGAGTGCCTGAGCATCATGGCGGCTGCGAGAATGGTGGCGAGTGGGTTGGCGATGCCCTTGCCTGCGATGTCAGGAGCAGAGCCGTGAATTGGTTCGTAAAGACCGGGGCCATCTTCTCCGAGGGAAGCCGAAGGAAGTAAACCAAGGGAGCCGGGGAGCATCGAGCCTTCATCGGTCAGAATGTCACCGAACAGGTTGCCCGTCACAACGACATCGAAATCGCGTGGGCGGGAAATGAGATGCATGGCCATCGCATCGACGAGGACGACATCGTATTTCAGATCTGAGAAATCTTTTTTGACGACGTTTTCCGCTGTTTTTCGCCACAATCGAGACACTTCGAGGACGTTGGCTTTGTCGACCGAGGTGAGATGTTTATTGCGAGTTTGCGCGGCTTTGGCAGCGACTCGAACAACGCGTTCAATTTCCGAAGTGCGATACGTCATTTCGTTGGTGGCGACGGTTTCGCCGTTTTCTTCCCACGACCGCGAATCTCCGAAGTAGATCCCACCGGTCAGTTCGCGAACGAAAAGAATGTCGACCCCTTCAATGATATGCTTTTTCAGCGGCGAAGCATCAATTAGGGCTGCGTAAGGTTTGATCGGACGAAGATTGGCGAACAGGCCGAGTTCTTTGCGGATTTTGAGCAGGCCGACTTCCGGACGGGTTTTCGCGTTGGGATCATCCCATTTGGGGCCGCCAACCGCTCCGAGCAGAATGCCATCGGCATTGCGGCACGGTTCCAATGTTTTTTCGGGGAGAGGGTCGCCATAAGCATCGATGGCGCAGCCGCCGATTTCGCCGGTGGTGATGTCAAATTCGTGTCCATGTTCGCTGGCGATAAATTTGAGGACCTTTTCCGCCTCGGCTACGATTTCAGGGCCAATTCCATCTCCAGGTAACAGAACCAGATTTGCACGCATCGAATTGCTTTCTTAATGAACTTGCACCTGTAGGGTGCGTCCTGACGCACCGAATGGTAGCGGTGAATAAATATTGATGATCGGCGATATCAGTAGGGATGATTCCTATCTGTCATCGTTGGTTTCGAAAGTTCCAAAATAATCAGACTCGATCCGTATCAGATCGACCTCTGCAGCACGGTGCGTCAAGACGCACCCTACTATTCCAACTATCGCTAAATGTCGTGTACGTTCAGAATTCTGGAGCAGGCAAACTACCTGCGGAATATCGATTTGAGGGCGACATTTAAAGCTCGAAAGAGCACTACCAAGTTCAAGTCCTGAAGTTTTTCCAACAGTACAACCGGACTTAACAGAGTTCCAAGCATAGCCGTCACATTCGGAACTGCAAGCGATGAAAAGTGATCAAATGGCTAAACCTGCTCCACTGAAACCAGAATCTCTGCCGATACTTTTCTTGCCGACCTGCTAAATTGATGCAGGTCTTCTTCCTCAAGTCTGGAAACATATTGCAGATATGATTCGCTCCGCATTTTTTTCAATTGGAATGTTTGTCGTGCTCTGCGGAGGCACGTTTTTGATGGTGGATCGAGTTGTCTTCAACGAAGGCTACGATCAACCGGCTCAGGTTCCTGTCCTGAGCGAATTCATGACCGCCAATGCCAATCAGCAATATGAACTGGCTCCACCCGAATGGATGCCCTTCTCGTTATTGGCCCTCGGTTCGGTAACAATGCTTTACTCGATTGCTCTGCCCAGAAAACAGGTCTGAATTCCAGCCCTGATCATTATAGATGACAATAGCCTCCTCAATTTGTGGAGGCTTTTGTTCGTTTCAGGGCTCTCTCGTGTTTGCATTTCGTGCTTAAATGGGATTTGGATAGAAATTCCCCTGGAATGTCATATCATAAGAACAGTGTCAAATAGCAACTGAGTTCTTATCGATAGAAGTAAACGTCATGTCAACTGGTGATGATGATCTGTTTCGTCCCGAAGGGGAGCAGCCTCGCGAAAAACAATCGAGTGGCTGCGGTCTCCGTTTCGTTCTGATTATGTTAGCTGTGGCTGGCGGCATGACGATGCTTTGCTGCTGCGGAATCGGGATCTCGCTGTACTCCATGGCTCCCACTTTCGAGAACAATCCTGTCACCGCCAAGGCAAATCTCGATGAGTTGATCGATATCGAACTGCCAGAGACTTACAAACCAGAAGCCGCCATCAATATGGATGTATTTTCTTTCGTGAAAGTGAGAGGATCTTTCATGGAGATTGATGACAATGGCGGTGTGCTGATTGTGGCAGGACTGAGTGGCCAATTGGCACAGAATCAGGATTTTTTCGATAAGATAAGCGAAGAAATCAAAAAAGAAGCGAATGACTCTGAAATGGAAGTCCTGAGCACTGAAGTCAAGGAATTTGAAATCGGTGGGAAACCAGTGGAATTTACTTTTCTGCATGGTCGCGTGAAAGCCGAAGAGGGTATGGCTGAAGTTATTGAAGATGAGATCGTTGTTGAAAATGAGAATATTGAGAATATTGAGAATATTGAGAATATTGAGAATATTGAGAATATTGAGGTTATTGCACCTGAAGAAGGAACGATACCAGCCGAGGAAGGAACTGAGGTTGCAGTGCCTGCTGATGAGAACGAGGAGGCTCAGCCAGCCAATAAGAAACGTGAAGTCCGTCAGGTCCGCGCGATCCTGCCTGGCAAAGGAGGCAGCAAAGTTTTCTTTCTGCTGATCGTTGATGAGAAAAAGTGGAATGAAGAAGAAGTCGTCAAGATGATCGAATCCATCAAGGTCCCCGAGCAGTAGTCACTTTTCTAAATCTCGTAGAATCCTGTAGAACATCTCTTGCGATTCCGTTTCCATAGATATTCCAGCCTTGCTTCTCTGCAAGACTGAAACATCCTAATCAAAACGGAGTCTCGGCTATGCGATCTCTTATTCTCATTGGAATTGCTCAATTCATTTTCGCTTCCGACATTCAAGCACAACCCCCGGAACGGGAAGGGGGGCGTCTCGAGCGGCAGGCTCACGAACTGTTTCGTCGCATCGATCAAAATCGGGATCATTTGATTACTCCCGATGAGTCTCCCAAATGGCTGATACGCCGCTTTGCCATCATCGATCTGGACAAGGATCGTGCGATCGATTTTCCTGAATTCTTCTACATGTTCCAACGTCATCAGGAAGAAGAAAATGGTGGAGGAAGCGAGAGCGAAACGCCCGTCAGTGAAAATCCTGGACGTCCTGCTGGTGAGCCGCCTGTAGCAGAAGAGCCTGATCATGAATGCGAGCAGAATCCCAGAACACCTGTCCCAGTTATTTAAGTGGGAAGCCCCTGTTGAGAAAATCTCCTGCAGACCGAACGTTTTCTCATCATGATTCAGCAGCGATTCATGATGTTCTGAAAGCGTGTGACAAATTCGGTCTCGCACTGCGGCCTCGAATCCTGGCTTCGGCCTGAATTTGGGGTCGCTTTTTGCGTTGATAATTCATCGTGCAACCGACATCTGAAGATGTTCATGCACGGTAACGGAACTGGAGTCCTCAGAAGAAAGGAGTCCTCTGGGGACTCACTTGTTCCGATCTTTCAAAATTAAAATGACTCCGAAAATGTTATTTTACAGAAGCCACAAATTCTGGCTTCGATTCTGTTTCCGTTTCAGATCGATCGGTCCGTTTCCAGGTTGCTGACTGTGATTGTGAAAGCCATTTCCAGAAGCCGCTTGCCAGAGCCGCGTTCATATTCACGAACATCCAGAGTACGCGTGACAGTTTTCCCAGTGGTCCGGGAAGAATGGACATCGCTCCGCATAAAGCTGCCAGATAGAAACCTGACTGAAGCAATAACAAGGCCTGATACGGCGGCGTGACCGCCAGAAACCAGTTGCTGACTAACGCGACCAGCATTGCAGCCGGGCAAATCCAGCGGAGAACTTTGTGCGACCAGAATGCCCAACTGACCAGGCCATAATGGGGAAGTAAAAGTGAACTCAACCAGGCCAGCGATTGAAAGCCACCTGCTCCAATACGGGAACGTCTTTTGAATTCGTCGCTGATCGTTGGTGCGGTTTCTTCGCGGGCGATTGCGTTCGGCTCATAAAGAAAACGAGAGCCCTGCTGATGGATTCGCATGCCGATCAGGAAATCATCGATAATGGTTTGAGGGGGAATCGGTTGATAGAGATTCTTACGGATTCCGTAAATGGCTCCATTAGCGCCCAGTAATGCCCCAAGTTGGCCTTCCCATTCTTTGAGCTGGTTTTCGTATCGCCAGTAGAGGCCATCACAATTTGTCCCGCCGTCTGCATCCGTCAGAATGAGACGTCCGCAAACTCCGCCGACACTGTTTTTGGTGAAATGTCGCACGAGTTGTTTCGCTGCATCTTTGTCCCAGAAGGTATTGGCATCGGAAAAGAGTAAAATTTCTCCGGTTGCTGCTGCAAAACAGTCATTCAATACTGAGGCTTTGCCACGACGCACTGGAAACTGCAGTAAACGAATGCGGTCATCGGGAATGGAAGCGACAATCTCCCCAGTTGCATCAAGATCTCCATCGACGCCGATCAGAATTTCGATGCGATCAGCCGGGTAGTCGAGCATTAAAGCATTGTGCAATCGCTGCAGAATGACATTCTCTTCACAATAGGCGGCAATAATCAGAGAGATTCGCGGCCAACTTTCGACGGGAATTTCGCAAGTTTCTGGTGCCGATGTTTGGGGGTTTTGCAGCCGTACTGCGACAGCCAACATCATCGGATAAATGAGATAACTGTAAAGGATTAACCCAACGCAAAGCCAGAATCCGACTTGTAATGTCAGCATCTGAAGCCCCCTTCACTCTGTTTATACACACCCTGCGTGCATGATTTCCAAGAACAAACTAATTCTGCAGACATGATCTCCAGGGAGAAGGAATGCAAGCCATATCACTATGTGAAGGGTAGTTCAGCTTGGAAGCCTGTGCGTGAATCAAAATGTCTTTTCTCTGCAGAATCAGGCGTTGCCTGTGCGGTGCTTTGGTGTTTGCTGGACGATGTAATCCCGATTGGCTGGGAAGTCATTATCAGCGTTCACGTTGGCTTTCATGCCGACTGTCCACATGTAGTCGGAGGCGAGGTCTGCCGGAGCAAATTCTTGAAATTCTGGCGACAGTTCCTGCTTGCCGTTCGTAATTTCCTGTAACACCCGCTCATCGACCCGCGTTTTTTCAATCAGGCTCAAATAGCCTGCTTCGCGGAAAATTTGTGAATATTGACTGCAACGCAGTCGATTGTGATACGCCAGGCCAGAGCCGTGCGGCTTCCATTTGTTCTCGGAAAATTTCAGAAAATTGCCGGTGCTTACCCGGGAATCATCGTTGGCGTAATGGTCTCCAGGGTTGAATCGATGCACAGCCAATCCACCCGGATTCAAAATCCGCCAACTTTCTTTGGCGATATTTTTCAGGATCTCTTCCGGAATATGTTCGAGCACATTGGAACTGACCACAAAATCAAAAGATTGTGGTGGATGAGGAGTATTGGTTGCGTCACCCGGGTAAACGTATCGACAGTTCATCGTTTCCAGTAATTGGGACAGGGATTTTGCCTGAAGATTGATTTTCCGGTAGCGGCTCCAGACTTCATCTTTGTCGAGCTGTAAAGACTCACACAGCCATTCGAGATGAGGTTCCGCAGCTGCGATGGCCTTTCGGGCGGAATCCAGCGACAACCAGGGGTTCACATCGACTGTCTCAATCTGTTCGGCTCCTGCCAGATAAAATGCGAGCGGTGTATAGGGATGCCAGCCTGTCCCCACCTCGTAACAGGAAGTGCCGTTAATCTGCTGACCGGTTTCCCGAATCAGTTCAATCAGCTCTATCGCCCGTGTGAAATCGCGACGTGGCTGAGGACGTGTTGTGCCCAGAATTCTTTGAATTGTTAAATAGGCTGATTTTCCACCGGGCATCACGCTCAATTGTCGAAGAATGAATGATTTCAACTGCCAACGCATCAATTCTGCTCCGCAAATAACTCGGATTTCTTGTAACTCAGTTCCAATCGTGGTGAGGAATCCGCATGATTAATCACGAAGCCCCGTGAATATCTTAAACATAGGTTGACCAGATGGGAGCATCCACTAACTCTTCAAAAAGGAAAACAAGAGTTCGTGCATGAAAGTCGCAACGTGAGGAATGCAAGGGCTTTGTGGATTATTCCGCACACTGGAGGCAGATCAATAAACAGGAAATCCCACTGATATTCCCATCAACACTCTTGAATGATTTTACCTTTTCCTGCCAATTTTTTGACAAAAACGATTGACTCATTCATTCTCTATCGGAACAATACATTGGAACTGAGACTCAGTCTCATTAAGAGATGCCACATTCAGTTCACAACTGACCCCATAGCCCACCCCAATTTTGAATTTCCAATTTGAGGTAAAGCCCGTGTCCGATCAGCAAATCCTTTGTCGATGCCTCGGAATTCCCCGCAAAACGGTGGAACAGGCGATTGATATCTTTTCAGCCGAGACGATTGAAGAAGTTGCCCGCATGACAGAAGCGGGAACGGGGTGCATGTGCTGCCGCTGTAAAATTAAAGATCTGATTCAGGAACGCAAAGCGATGGCTAAACAGTTAGAGCTGGCTTAGAGCATTTCGCTCAGCCAATTGCTGTCGCAGAAACGCTTAAATTACTGGTTTGGATTTGTTCTCCCGCAGATCGCCGCGATTGAATGATAAAATTCTCTACGGATTTGCCGTCGTCTGAGCAAAATTCTCCACATGTTCCCGGTTACATGCCTGGATGAGCATCTCTCCCCAAATAAATTTCGATTTTATCGAAATTTGCTAAACTTCTGTGTGTGAAACAATTTGGAGCAAATGTCGCATGCAAAAAATGTCGAGATAATTAGAGGTAACTCTTACAAAAGGTATCGGTAGTCTTGCCAGAATTTCAGAATGCTGATATCACTACGTCAGTATGACACCCGGAGACAGCATTCACCTCCGGCATCAGATACCTATCGATGGGCAAGGAGGCCGCGGTGAGTTTCAGTCATCTTAGTGATCCAAAATCTTCTCTACAGATTCGTTGGTTGATTCGTCGGGACATGCCCGAAGTACTGGCTATTGAGCAAGAGAGTTTTGAGTACGCTTGGACCGAAGAAGAGTTTTTGTGCATTCTGCGTCAACGCAACTGCATCGGCATGGTAGCCGAGGTCGATCATGAAATCGTTGGTTTCATGATTTACGAACTGCACAAATCCAATCTACATGTCCTTAATTTTGCTGTTGGCAAACAGTATGCTCGCAAAGGCATCGGCACGAAAATGGTCGAGCGCCTGGTCGACAAGCTTTCGCTGCAACGCCGTCGCGAAATCCTGCTTGAAGTTCGTGAGCGAAATCTCTCCGCTCAACTGTTCTTCAAAAAACAGGATTTCATGGCCGTCACGGTATTGCGGAAGCATTACGACGACACCAGCGAAGATGCCTACATCATGCGATACCGACTGGAAGAAGAGGCCAACATCCTCAAGCTGCCGGTCTCGAATCGTATTTCCAACTACTACGATGCCGACGCGGCTTAATCCTGTCGGAGATAGTAATTGATCAAACACAAAACGATCCTTCGGCAATTCATTGAAGGATCGTTTTTGTTCGTCATCGGCGAGCCGAGTCAGCAATGACTCGAGTCGGTCGGATTACCAATTACTCTTCCGGTTTTGGCAATGGGTAACGATAGGCAATCGGTGAAAGTCGAGTCGGATCTGGTCGCCAGCTTTTTGTGAAGGCTGCGACGCGGCCGGTTGGATTTCGTTGAGCCTCAGGTGTAGCTGCATCGATTCCGGTGACGACGATCAATCCCGCAGGTGGAGATTGTTGCATCATTTCTTCGAGTTCCGCATCGGTCAGACCGAAGCTGTCAGCCTGGGCATCCGCGACCGATTTGACGCGAATCGAATAGGATTCATCGTCCAGTTTGCAACTGATAAACTGCAGGTTTTCCTCTGGTTTCTCTTCACACTGATATCCCTGTGAAATCAAATACTTCCGGCTGACTTCAAACGCCTGCTTCTGCTGGCTCTGAGAATCGACCACTTCAGGCAGTGGCATTGGTGCTTGCGGGATTTCGGCTGAGGTTCTTGCGCCTTGTATATTCTGCATCAATTCCTGAAGAGAAGCAGGGACTTCGATGTGATTATCCTGATTTTCGGTGTTCACTTTTTGAGTTCGCATCAACGCTTCCTCGGCTTCGTCCATTCGGTCCAGACGAGCCAGAGCAATTGTTCGCATCAGGTTCACTTCGGGATCCTGATTTTCAACTTCGAGGGAACGATCGATCAGTTCGAGGGCTTCTTCCACACGATCTGTACGCAGGTAAAATCCTGAGAGGCGATAGAGTAAAGGGACCATGCCGGGAGAAATTTTTAAACCAACTTCCCAGTTCTGGGCGGCCATTTCTTGCTCCCCATTTTGGGAGTATGCGTTGCCACGTGTCAAAAACAGATCCGCAAATTCACTGCTGATTCGGCTGACTTCGAGTGCTTTGTTTCCATCAGCCAAAGCAGCCTCGAAATTGCCGAGCATGTCGTAGCATTCGGCTCGACGGATGTAAGCAAAGTTGTATTCGGGATCAATTTCAATCGTCCGATCAAAATAAGGCAGAGCTTTTTCCGGCTGATCCATATCCAGATAGGCGACTCCCTGTTCGTAGAGGACTTCCCATAAAAACGGATAGTCAGGATGCTTTTCGAGCACTTCCTCACGCAGTTTGATTGCTCGTTCGTAATCGCCTTCCTGGTAGGCGATCAATGCTTTGTGACGTCCCACCATGGGGTTATCTTCACCATTGGTGCAGCCGGAAATTCCCAGCGCAGCCATTGTAATGACCAGAGTCGTCCATTTTTCCAACATCACAATCGTCCTCTATTCCGTACTGGAAAAGGCTTTCACTTCAGTATTATTTTGATGAACCGCCAAGACGCCAAGGAATAGAGAGTTTGATCTCTGATTTCATTTTTTGCTGAACCTGGCGTCTTGGCGATTATATTCAGTTTCTTAATGACCCGCTGTTTCGTAACCTTGCTTTTTCAGATCGCGAATTGTTTTCTGAGAGGTTTCCGGGTCTCGGTCCGAGAGTACTCCCTGATGATAATCAGCCGGCAATGGAGACTTCGTATTGTGTTTGCGAGATGTCTCGGTCAGCGAATCCTGATTTTCAAGTGAACTCATACCAAAGGATGTTCTGCAGAAATATTCGAGGACATGCTTGAATTTGATCGGATCGAGAAATGTGACATAGCCGAACATCATGCAGAAGCCGAAGGTCCACATCCCCATGAAGAGACCGATTCCGAAATGCATCCCTGCTCCCATGAGCAGAATGATCGGACGCGCTAATGGTCGCCAGATGAGAAATGCAAAGGACAATTCCCAGGCGACGGTCGTGTGCGTAATCATTTCTGTAATGGGTTGGAAATATGCCAACCAGGTTAAATCGAACGATTGATATTCCGCATTGGCAAAGCCGCGCCACATGGCTGAGCCATCCCACCAGGTATCGCCGAATAACTTACCCATTCCCGCTGCCAGATAGATGACACAATAATGTAACTGCGTCATCCGTGTGGCGATATTCGTGGCCAGTGTCGGTTGAACGATTGGAAGAACTCCATCAGGCGAGCGACGTTTTTTCAACCAGCGATCGACAGAGAGGTAAGTGCCACTCGGTGCAATGCAGAGATATAATGTCAGGATGGCGTTGATCTGATCGAGCCCATAATTGGCATAACGTGCGCGGTAGGCATACGAGATCACCACAATTAGTGACAAGATCGAAGTCACTCGCGTGTACAGGCCAATCATGAAGCAGAAAGTGATTGCCAGGCTGAGGTAATGGACCGGATAGACCCAGGCTTCGGGCACCCAATACCAGAACGACATCGCAAACGGACCTTCATTCGTGAGGAGATTTTTGTTAATCATCTCCATCGAATTGAAGCCATCGACATTAAAGAACGCCTCCAGCCGCATTCCCCAGATGAGTGTTGTATAAAACACCATCCAGCCAACGAGAATGCGCAAGACGGACATTGAGAAGGGGTCGCGCGGTGTAAACCAGAATTGATTCCAATTCTCGCTTACTTGGCCGATGTAGTTGCGACATTCTCTTTCGAGGATTTGGACAGTTCGTCCCATGTGAATGTTCCCAGCGGTGTAACCTCATAGAGATCTTCGTCGTACAGGCTCCCTCCTGCCATAATCCGTTCCCTCAAAGCCAGTTCGTGCCACTCCAGTAACAGAGTAATCCGTTCGGCTCCTGCATCACGACAGAGCTGCCGTGCAAAATCGCGTATCATGATCTCGCGTAGCTCACCATTCATTTGTCCCAAATTTTCCGAGAGCATGAAGTAGCGGTGATATAACAGGCGAGGACTGATTTGCTTATTAGGAAATTTCCCACGCTCCAGTTCGCCATTCTCATATTCAAGAACGTAGCGAATCGAATTCGAACCTTCAGGATTCGGAGCGAAGAAGTGGAAGCCATTGTTCTGATAAAGAACCTGCACATATGGAGCAAGTGTTCTCCACAACCCGCGTTCAACACTCGAAGAGGGTGAAACCGAAACCGGAGCAGCAATGATGGCCAGCAGATGAACGATAATCCAAATATTCAACACCGCGAAACCAACTTTTGGCCACAATCCTTTCGGACGATAGACCTCTGGTTGTCTGTCGGCTGACTGTTTAGTTGTCATGTTGCTGTTCATGCTCAAATCCTGCCGATCAAATCGGCGAAACTCATCATTGCCTGAGATCCCATTTGCTCAAATCTATTTCAAAGTATTCCATTGCTTTGATGGGAGTGTCAAATATTTTCAAATGTCAAAATGTCACACTTGCACAAAACAGGCGCTCTAAATAAAAGATTCGGAGAAAAGGCGT from Rubinisphaera italica includes the following:
- a CDS encoding tetratricopeptide repeat protein; this encodes MLEKWTTLVITMAALGISGCTNGEDNPMVGRHKALIAYQEGDYERAIKLREEVLEKHPDYPFLWEVLYEQGVAYLDMDQPEKALPYFDRTIEIDPEYNFAYIRRAECYDMLGNFEAALADGNKALEVSRISSEFADLFLTRGNAYSQNGEQEMAAQNWEVGLKISPGMVPLLYRLSGFYLRTDRVEEALELIDRSLEVENQDPEVNLMRTIALARLDRMDEAEEALMRTQKVNTENQDNHIEVPASLQELMQNIQGARTSAEIPQAPMPLPEVVDSQSQQKQAFEVSRKYLISQGYQCEEKPEENLQFISCKLDDESYSIRVKSVADAQADSFGLTDAELEEMMQQSPPAGLIVVTGIDAATPEAQRNPTGRVAAFTKSWRPDPTRLSPIAYRYPLPKPEE
- a CDS encoding HTTM domain-containing protein, translated to MSVLRILVGWMVFYTTLIWGMRLEAFFNVDGFNSMEMINKNLLTNEGPFAMSFWYWVPEAWVYPVHYLSLAITFCFMIGLYTRVTSILSLIVVISYAYRARYANYGLDQINAILTLYLCIAPSGTYLSVDRWLKKRRSPDGVLPIVQPTLATNIATRMTQLHYCVIYLAAGMGKLFGDTWWDGSAMWRGFANAEYQSFDLTWLAYFQPITEMITHTTVAWELSFAFLIWRPLARPIILLMGAGMHFGIGLFMGMWTFGFCMMFGYVTFLDPIKFKHVLEYFCRTSFGMSSLENQDSLTETSRKHNTKSPLPADYHQGVLSDRDPETSQKTIRDLKKQGYETAGH